The following proteins are encoded in a genomic region of Halomicrobium zhouii:
- a CDS encoding DUF1328 domain-containing protein, with protein MYATLTDLALQLGGGEFLTWAIAFFVLAIVAAALGMGGVAGISMDIAKILVVVFLILAVIALVL; from the coding sequence ATGTACGCGACCCTGACAGACCTGGCGCTGCAACTCGGCGGCGGTGAGTTCCTCACGTGGGCGATCGCCTTCTTCGTCCTCGCCATCGTCGCCGCGGCCCTCGGGATGGGCGGCGTCGCCGGGATCTCCATGGACATCGCGAAGATCCTCGTCGTGGTGTTCCTGATCCTGGCGGTGATCGCCTTGGTCCTCTAG
- a CDS encoding helix-turn-helix domain-containing protein, with amino-acid sequence MSTIVEASVPAEQFALQETCRRLPDAVFEAVRVVTDGTDEVMPLVWGSGADRGTLTEALAEDPSVDGVSVCTQVHEASLFRLTWTTRVPVVTGLLVAGRGVILGARAQGGTWTFRLLFPRRDAVAAIVESCDRYGVDARIERIYPMTESSRAGQSDLTEQQLQTVEVALERGYYDVPRQTTLTELAEELDVSHQALSERLRRGHRRLVAATLGAHLDRESRP; translated from the coding sequence ATGAGCACTATCGTCGAGGCGTCAGTCCCGGCCGAACAGTTCGCACTGCAGGAGACGTGTCGGCGACTCCCCGACGCCGTCTTCGAGGCCGTCCGGGTGGTGACCGACGGCACCGACGAGGTGATGCCGCTGGTGTGGGGCTCCGGCGCCGACCGGGGAACGCTCACCGAGGCCCTCGCCGAGGACCCGAGCGTCGACGGGGTCTCCGTGTGCACGCAGGTCCACGAAGCCTCGCTCTTCCGACTGACGTGGACGACGCGAGTGCCGGTCGTGACCGGGCTGCTCGTCGCCGGCCGGGGTGTGATTCTCGGCGCGCGAGCACAGGGCGGCACCTGGACGTTCCGGCTCCTCTTTCCCCGACGGGACGCGGTCGCGGCCATCGTCGAGTCCTGTGACCGGTACGGCGTCGACGCGCGGATCGAACGGATCTACCCGATGACGGAGTCCTCGCGTGCCGGCCAGTCAGATCTGACGGAGCAACAGCTCCAGACGGTCGAAGTCGCCCTCGAACGGGGGTACTACGACGTCCCCCGGCAGACGACGCTCACGGAACTGGCCGAGGAACTCGACGTCTCACACCAGGCGCTCTCCGAGCGGTTGCGCCGCGGCCATCGACGGCTAGTGGCGGCCACGCTCGGCGCGCACCTCGACCGCGAATCGCGCCCCTGA
- a CDS encoding DUF5789 family protein: MSDNRDMGIEFGALQEDLENESYPISKEELLEKYGDRTVEHSGGESTVEEVIGPLGREEFEGQDQIHQSILNMVGDDAEGRKEYSDRGGSVAGENRDTDGGDGDGEGDGSQESL; this comes from the coding sequence ATGAGTGACAACCGCGACATGGGGATCGAGTTCGGTGCCTTGCAGGAAGACCTCGAGAACGAGTCCTATCCCATCTCGAAGGAGGAACTGCTGGAGAAATACGGCGACCGGACGGTCGAGCACTCGGGCGGCGAGAGCACCGTCGAGGAGGTCATCGGCCCGCTCGGGCGCGAGGAGTTCGAGGGACAGGACCAGATCCACCAGTCGATCCTCAACATGGTCGGGGACGACGCTGAGGGTCGCAAGGAGTACTCCGACCGCGGGGGTTCAGTGGCCGGCGAGAACCGCGACACCGACGGTGGTGACGGGGACGGCGAGGGGGACGGAAGCCAGGAATCCCTCTAA
- a CDS encoding HalOD1 output domain-containing protein has product MTQSMYRNGQHVEHNAPQQQARDTRNYFVRHDFDGAAELTTTLAHAISDVTGIDVTDTGFTLNDHVDPDALDRLFAPRPDGTPRTNGHLSFTVWNHQVTVYSNGQIAIVPPRQSPPVQR; this is encoded by the coding sequence GTGACTCAATCAATGTATCGCAACGGACAACACGTCGAACACAACGCCCCCCAGCAGCAGGCCCGTGACACCCGGAACTACTTCGTCAGGCACGACTTCGACGGCGCCGCGGAGCTGACGACGACGCTCGCCCACGCCATCTCCGACGTCACCGGCATCGACGTCACCGACACCGGCTTCACCCTGAACGACCACGTGGACCCCGATGCGCTGGACCGCCTCTTCGCGCCCAGACCGGACGGGACCCCGCGGACGAACGGCCACCTCAGTTTCACCGTCTGGAACCACCAGGTAACCGTCTACAGTAACGGCCAGATCGCCATCGTCCCGCCGCGCCAGTCGCCGCCCGTCCAGCGGTAG
- the otsB gene encoding trehalose-phosphatase: MRASSPPPTVEDRRAALRDRFAEAAGALLCLDFDGTLAPIVDQPDDAAMAADCRSLVGRLAQDPPVDVAVISGRAIDDLQGRVDVDGVVYAGNHGLELKRRDHIEVVPEADEQRDAIDDVCAEIEAATESIPGVAVEHKGITATVHYRQVPEERVPEVVESVDASVADVAARMDAPGEPFEVVAGKQIREIRPRVDWDKGRVVELLAEDVPDDWDVVYVGDDTTDEDAFEVVEPQGLGVAVGDTPDTAASVRVPDQDGVADFLELVTNELASD, translated from the coding sequence ATGCGAGCGTCTAGCCCGCCGCCGACCGTCGAGGACCGCCGCGCTGCCCTCCGCGACCGCTTCGCCGAGGCGGCCGGTGCCCTGCTCTGTCTGGACTTCGACGGGACGCTGGCGCCAATCGTCGATCAGCCGGACGACGCGGCGATGGCGGCCGACTGCAGATCCCTCGTGGGCAGACTCGCCCAGGACCCGCCGGTCGACGTCGCGGTGATCAGCGGCCGGGCCATCGACGACCTGCAGGGCCGCGTCGACGTCGACGGCGTCGTCTACGCGGGCAACCACGGCCTGGAACTCAAGCGACGCGACCATATCGAGGTCGTTCCGGAGGCGGACGAGCAGCGCGACGCCATCGACGACGTCTGCGCCGAAATCGAGGCGGCGACGGAATCGATCCCCGGCGTCGCCGTCGAGCACAAGGGCATCACCGCGACGGTCCACTACCGGCAGGTGCCCGAGGAGCGAGTCCCCGAGGTCGTCGAGTCGGTCGACGCGAGCGTGGCCGACGTCGCGGCGCGGATGGACGCCCCCGGCGAGCCGTTCGAGGTGGTCGCGGGCAAACAGATCCGCGAGATACGCCCCCGCGTCGACTGGGACAAGGGCCGCGTCGTCGAGTTGCTCGCCGAGGACGTCCCCGACGACTGGGACGTCGTCTACGTCGGCGACGACACCACCGACGAGGACGCCTTCGAGGTCGTCGAACCCCAGGGACTCGGCGTGGCAGTCGGCGACACTCCCGATACCGCGGCGTCGGTGCGCGTTCCGGACCAGGACGGGGTCGCCGACTTCCTCGAACTGGTCACGAACGAACTGGCGTCGGATTAG
- the dps gene encoding DNA starvation/stationary phase protection protein Dps, which produces MSHQQPPTQSQQSEQPPNDQQPPQPQHAQQQVQMQSQGGQLQRQSQPRQADQRLFPTRNFLDERVRATSITALNQVLADITAVTMQTKTAHWNVRGPNFYQLHELFEDVADTLEAFTDDIAERATALGGQAHGTAPVVARESYVPQMPPTLSDEQALLEAIASSLARFDATLYEQINAVSEQGDLDTADLLNEVSRGVSKALWLVEAHLQGQGPVPGQAQRGMQ; this is translated from the coding sequence ATGAGCCACCAACAGCCACCCACCCAGAGCCAGCAGTCCGAACAGCCACCGAACGACCAGCAGCCCCCGCAGCCCCAGCACGCCCAGCAGCAGGTGCAGATGCAGTCCCAGGGGGGTCAGCTGCAACGCCAGAGCCAGCCCCGCCAGGCGGACCAGCGGCTGTTCCCGACGCGGAATTTCCTCGACGAGCGGGTTCGGGCGACCAGCATCACCGCGCTCAACCAGGTCCTCGCGGACATCACGGCGGTCACCATGCAGACGAAGACGGCTCACTGGAACGTCCGCGGGCCGAACTTCTACCAGCTTCACGAGCTGTTCGAGGACGTCGCCGACACGCTGGAAGCGTTCACCGACGACATCGCCGAGCGGGCCACGGCGCTCGGCGGGCAGGCCCACGGCACCGCACCAGTCGTCGCCCGGGAGTCGTACGTCCCCCAGATGCCCCCGACGCTCTCGGACGAGCAGGCGCTGCTCGAGGCGATCGCGTCCAGCCTCGCGCGGTTCGACGCCACGCTGTACGAGCAGATCAATGCCGTCTCCGAGCAGGGCGACCTCGACACCGCCGACCTGCTCAACGAGGTCTCGCGCGGCGTGTCGAAGGCGCTGTGGCTCGTCGAAGCCCACCTGCAGGGCCAGGGCCCCGTTCCGGGCCAGGCCCAGCGGGGGATGCAGTAG
- a CDS encoding alpha-amylase family glycosyl hydrolase, producing MTTSDFWYKNALIYGVDLETFMDSDGDGVGDIQGLIGRLDYLDRLGVDCLWVLPFYPSPRRDDGYDVTDYYDVDDRYGTLGDFVELVREADSRGIRVLIDLIVNHTSRDHPWFQKARRGEQPYRDYYVWSEDPPEPEVPPIFPDEEDSVWSYDEEAAASYYHRFYSHEPGLDMSNPAVRREVEQIMGFWLQLGVSGFRFDAAPIMIGKKGLESTAMANPHDVFREFREFVDRRSEDALLLGEAGGTASEVGEFFGDGDELNMLFDFLLAGYLFHSLATEDAASLSEGLKILPEMPETGQWANFLRNHDELNLEWVTEAQRQDVFDAFAPDESMRIFDRGVRRRLAPMFDGDQARIRMAVRTPMQWADEENAGFSSAPASELTRPVVDDEEFGYESVNVDDQRFDEGSLLNWMESLSHTRMEHPEIGWGDCAILDVETHDVFAHRADWDGRSLVAVHNLTGDPQTTAVTLEEGEDACVVPVFGDQDHGVDGGTIELDMDPYGYHWFRVGIVQNSPVQPIEDRSP from the coding sequence GTGACCACGAGCGATTTCTGGTACAAGAACGCGCTGATCTACGGCGTCGACCTCGAGACGTTCATGGATTCGGACGGCGACGGCGTCGGTGACATCCAGGGGCTGATCGGTCGGCTGGACTACCTCGACCGGCTCGGCGTCGACTGCCTGTGGGTGTTGCCGTTTTACCCCTCGCCCCGGCGGGACGACGGCTACGACGTCACCGACTACTACGACGTCGACGACCGCTACGGGACCTTGGGCGACTTCGTCGAACTGGTCCGCGAGGCCGACTCCCGCGGCATCCGCGTCCTCATCGACCTCATCGTCAACCACACCTCGCGGGACCACCCGTGGTTCCAGAAGGCTCGCCGGGGCGAACAGCCGTATCGCGACTACTACGTCTGGTCCGAAGACCCGCCCGAGCCCGAGGTGCCGCCGATATTCCCGGACGAGGAGGACAGCGTCTGGAGCTACGACGAGGAGGCGGCGGCGTCCTACTACCACCGGTTCTACAGCCACGAACCCGGCCTCGACATGTCGAACCCGGCCGTCCGCCGCGAGGTCGAGCAAATCATGGGCTTCTGGCTCCAGCTCGGCGTCTCCGGCTTCCGGTTCGACGCCGCGCCGATCATGATCGGGAAGAAGGGCCTCGAGTCGACGGCGATGGCCAATCCCCACGACGTCTTCAGGGAGTTCCGCGAGTTTGTCGACCGGCGCAGCGAGGACGCCCTCCTGCTCGGCGAGGCGGGCGGGACGGCCAGCGAGGTCGGCGAGTTCTTCGGCGACGGCGACGAGCTGAACATGCTGTTCGACTTCCTGCTGGCCGGCTACCTCTTCCACTCGCTGGCCACGGAGGACGCCGCGTCGCTCAGCGAGGGACTCAAGATCCTCCCCGAGATGCCCGAGACCGGCCAGTGGGCGAACTTCCTGCGTAACCACGACGAACTCAACCTCGAGTGGGTGACCGAGGCCCAGCGCCAGGACGTCTTCGACGCGTTCGCCCCCGACGAGTCGATGCGTATCTTCGACCGTGGCGTCCGGCGGCGGCTCGCGCCGATGTTCGACGGCGACCAGGCCCGGATCCGGATGGCCGTCCGGACGCCCATGCAGTGGGCCGACGAGGAGAACGCCGGCTTCTCGTCGGCGCCGGCGTCGGAACTGACCCGCCCGGTCGTCGACGACGAGGAGTTCGGCTACGAGTCCGTCAACGTCGACGACCAGCGCTTCGACGAGGGGTCGCTGCTGAACTGGATGGAGTCGCTCTCACACACCCGGATGGAGCACCCGGAAATCGGCTGGGGCGACTGCGCGATTCTCGACGTCGAGACCCACGACGTGTTCGCCCACCGCGCCGACTGGGACGGCCGCTCGCTCGTCGCCGTCCACAACCTCACCGGCGACCCACAGACGACGGCCGTCACGCTCGAAGAGGGCGAGGACGCCTGCGTCGTCCCCGTCTTCGGCGACCAGGACCACGGCGTCGACGGCGGGACGATCGAACTCGACATGGACCCGTACGGCTACCACTGGTTCCGCGTCGGCATCGTCCAGAACTCCCCCGTCCAGCCCATCGAGGACCGCTCGCCGTAG
- a CDS encoding DUF5789 family protein — MSNDGSGGYDPDHERVQDSANERRRDRTETVEDAIGDVGMLEESKYPATSEELAVEYADQELDLVNETESLGSVFDRLVDERFESPDEAREAVLNELTGEAAGDEEYNDERAVDPLDDEEAEPLGTGEADEERRQ; from the coding sequence ATGAGTAACGACGGGAGCGGTGGCTACGACCCCGACCACGAGCGCGTCCAGGACAGCGCGAACGAGCGGCGCCGCGACCGGACCGAGACCGTCGAGGACGCCATCGGCGACGTCGGCATGCTCGAGGAGTCGAAGTACCCCGCGACGAGCGAGGAACTGGCCGTCGAGTACGCCGACCAAGAACTCGACCTGGTCAACGAGACGGAGTCACTGGGCTCGGTCTTCGACCGCCTCGTCGACGAGCGCTTCGAGTCACCGGACGAGGCCCGCGAGGCCGTGCTCAACGAGTTGACCGGCGAGGCGGCCGGCGACGAGGAGTACAACGACGAGCGGGCGGTCGACCCGCTGGACGACGAGGAGGCCGAACCGCTCGGAACCGGAGAAGCGGACGAGGAGCGACGGCAGTAA
- a CDS encoding TIGR03557 family F420-dependent LLM class oxidoreductase has translation MPELGYTLSSEEHGPNALVDHAVRAEEAGFEFAVASDHYHPWVQNQGEAPFVWATLGGVARETADLRVGTGVTAPIIRVHPAIVAQATATTASLFEGRFFFGVGTGEKLNEHVTGERWPAFDERMSMLEESVDVIRKLWTGQNVTHRGEHYTVENAKLFTLPEEPPDVVVSGTGPKSATKAGEFGDGFVSTAPAEDLVDRFRESGEGPRYGQVTVCYAEDEQTARETALEHWPNSAIPGDVSWELPTPKHFEALAADVTEEEIAESVVCGPDADEHLDQIQQFVDAGFDHVYVHQIGPNQADFFDFYESEILPSFG, from the coding sequence ATGCCTGAACTCGGCTACACTCTCTCCAGCGAGGAGCACGGGCCGAACGCACTCGTCGACCACGCGGTCCGTGCCGAGGAGGCCGGCTTCGAGTTCGCCGTCGCCTCCGACCACTACCACCCGTGGGTCCAGAACCAGGGCGAGGCGCCCTTCGTCTGGGCGACGCTCGGCGGCGTCGCCCGCGAGACGGCGGACCTGCGGGTCGGCACCGGCGTCACCGCGCCGATCATCCGCGTTCACCCCGCCATCGTGGCCCAGGCCACCGCGACCACGGCGTCGCTGTTCGAGGGACGATTCTTCTTCGGCGTCGGCACCGGCGAGAAGCTCAACGAGCACGTCACGGGCGAGCGCTGGCCAGCGTTCGACGAGCGCATGTCGATGCTCGAGGAGTCGGTCGACGTCATCCGGAAGCTCTGGACCGGCCAGAACGTCACCCACCGCGGGGAGCACTACACCGTCGAGAACGCGAAGCTGTTCACGCTCCCCGAGGAGCCCCCGGACGTCGTCGTCTCGGGGACTGGCCCAAAGTCCGCGACGAAGGCCGGCGAGTTCGGCGACGGCTTCGTCAGTACCGCACCCGCCGAGGACCTGGTCGACCGGTTCCGGGAGTCGGGCGAGGGCCCGCGCTACGGACAGGTGACGGTCTGTTACGCCGAAGACGAGCAGACTGCCAGGGAGACGGCGCTGGAGCACTGGCCAAACAGCGCCATCCCCGGCGACGTCAGCTGGGAGCTCCCGACGCCGAAACACTTCGAGGCGCTGGCGGCGGACGTCACCGAGGAGGAGATCGCCGAGAGCGTCGTCTGCGGTCCCGACGCCGACGAACACCTCGACCAGATCCAGCAGTTCGTCGACGCCGGCTTCGACCACGTCTACGTCCACCAGATCGGTCCGAACCAGGCGGACTTCTTCGACTTCTACGAGTCGGAGATACTGCCGTCGTTCGGATAG
- a CDS encoding alpha,alpha-trehalose-phosphate synthase (UDP-forming), which translates to MEKSHLSEGSVDRGSTRPTPGVPGEELLVLSNRQPYRHSDDDGDGITVDAPAGGLTAGLDAVMRQVNGTWIAWGDGDADAAVVDDDGRVTVPPGESDGQYTLERLWLTDEQVDNYYYGFSNRVLWPICHSALTNVDGNARFWDHYQGVNERFADAVVDSADPRSVVWFHDYHLGLAAEMVQDRIPEGVFCIHTWHIPWPSWDVFRACPHGREVLRGMLGNDLVGFHVPRYCDNFLRCVSAALPGAHVDWENRRVVHEQSVTTVRAFPMGVPADDINRQAKHPGAETFWRDFSDTHGIDDDTKVGVGVDRLDYTKGIPQRIEALERLWESSSQWRESFTYVQVGTESRSQIDAYSQYQQRVEDAVESVNERFGTDDWQPIVYTTDYLADEALYALYRFADVAIVSPIRDGMNLVCQEYVAAQQDDDGVLVLSDQAGAHDELHEWVMSINPHDTTAFKETVDEALAMPREERRPRMDALRRHVATNDISTWIRTIFATVDALREPTPKDQHHASV; encoded by the coding sequence ATGGAGAAGTCACATCTCTCGGAGGGGTCGGTCGACCGCGGTTCGACCCGGCCCACGCCCGGCGTTCCGGGCGAGGAACTTCTCGTTCTCTCGAATCGCCAGCCCTATCGCCACTCCGACGACGACGGCGACGGGATAACAGTCGACGCCCCGGCCGGCGGGCTGACGGCCGGTCTCGACGCGGTGATGCGCCAGGTGAACGGCACGTGGATCGCCTGGGGCGACGGCGACGCGGACGCCGCCGTCGTCGACGACGACGGGCGAGTCACGGTCCCGCCGGGGGAGAGCGACGGGCAGTACACCCTCGAACGGCTCTGGCTCACCGACGAGCAGGTCGACAACTACTACTACGGCTTCAGCAACCGCGTGCTGTGGCCCATCTGCCACTCCGCGCTGACCAACGTCGACGGCAACGCCCGATTCTGGGACCACTACCAGGGCGTCAACGAGCGCTTCGCCGACGCCGTCGTCGATTCGGCCGACCCCCGGTCGGTCGTCTGGTTCCACGACTACCACCTCGGCCTCGCCGCGGAGATGGTTCAGGACCGGATCCCCGAGGGCGTGTTCTGCATCCACACCTGGCACATCCCGTGGCCGTCGTGGGACGTGTTCCGCGCCTGCCCGCACGGGCGCGAGGTGCTCCGCGGGATGCTCGGCAACGACCTCGTCGGCTTCCACGTCCCCAGGTACTGCGACAACTTCCTGCGCTGTGTCTCGGCGGCGCTGCCCGGGGCACACGTCGACTGGGAGAACCGGCGCGTCGTCCACGAGCAGTCGGTGACGACGGTTCGTGCGTTCCCGATGGGCGTCCCTGCCGACGACATCAACCGCCAGGCCAAGCACCCCGGGGCCGAGACGTTCTGGCGCGACTTCAGCGACACCCACGGCATCGACGACGACACGAAGGTCGGCGTCGGCGTCGACCGCCTCGACTACACGAAGGGGATCCCCCAGCGAATCGAGGCGCTCGAACGGCTCTGGGAGAGTTCATCGCAGTGGCGTGAGTCTTTCACGTACGTCCAGGTAGGCACGGAGAGCCGCTCGCAGATCGACGCCTACAGCCAGTACCAGCAGCGCGTCGAGGACGCCGTCGAGTCGGTCAACGAGCGCTTCGGCACCGACGACTGGCAGCCTATTGTCTACACGACCGACTACCTGGCCGACGAGGCACTGTACGCGCTCTACCGCTTCGCCGACGTCGCCATCGTCAGTCCGATCCGCGACGGGATGAACCTCGTCTGCCAGGAGTACGTCGCCGCCCAGCAGGACGACGACGGCGTGCTCGTCCTCAGCGACCAGGCGGGCGCCCACGACGAACTCCACGAGTGGGTCATGTCGATCAACCCCCACGACACGACGGCGTTCAAGGAGACTGTCGACGAGGCGCTGGCCATGCCCCGGGAGGAACGTCGCCCCCGGATGGACGCGCTCCGCCGCCACGTCGCGACGAACGACATCTCCACGTGGATCCGCACTATCTTCGCGACCGTCGACGCGCTCCGCGAGCCGACCCCGAAAGACCAGCACCATGCGAGCGTCTAG
- a CDS encoding DUF7130 family rubredoxin-like protein yields MSGRGEKPDAEDESEALSISIGETLYNEAGEPVGTVRGIEESGVYLTTRDDIEGMSIEHARSGQSFGEAELMWRCTQCGEMGDIEGGLPDTCPNCGSEKEDLMYWTED; encoded by the coding sequence ATGAGCGGTCGAGGCGAGAAACCAGACGCCGAGGACGAATCGGAGGCGCTCAGCATCTCGATCGGCGAGACGCTCTACAACGAGGCGGGCGAACCCGTCGGCACCGTCCGCGGGATCGAGGAGAGCGGCGTGTACCTGACCACCCGGGACGATATCGAGGGGATGAGCATCGAACACGCCAGGTCCGGCCAGTCCTTCGGCGAGGCCGAACTGATGTGGCGCTGTACGCAGTGCGGCGAGATGGGCGACATCGAGGGCGGGCTCCCGGACACGTGTCCCAACTGCGGGTCGGAGAAGGAAGACCTGATGTACTGGACGGAGGACTGA
- a CDS encoding erythromycin esterase family protein, whose translation MSTIRTPDLQRGATGADDADDAIEAVRQRATPLTTDTVDDLAAHVADSTYVLLGESSHGTAEFHRWRARLTARLVEDYGFDVVAVEGDWTDCYEVNRYVRGETSPSGGALDVLDEFDRWPTWLWANWETVEFVDWLRRINDRRGEEDRVGFYGMDVYSLFESMAAVVDYLEDVDPAAADRAREAYACFEPYSEDGQSYARDLRLAPEDCEDEVVDVLQRLSHDVRGNEVREDSFAAEQNALVAKNAEAYYRSMIQADVESWNVRDEHMVETLERLRSHYGPDSTVIVWAHNTHVGDARATDMARRGEVNVGQLIREQVGPDEASIVGFGTERGSVVAADAWGEPAEVMSVPPAKAGSYESVFHRAGVGDSSIAFDRDEEGPLAEPRGHRAIGVVYHPKRELGNYVPTVLPDRYDAYVHVDETTALHPLHAEPEADDREPPETYPWGV comes from the coding sequence ATGAGCACGATACGCACCCCGGACCTCCAGCGCGGGGCGACGGGGGCTGACGACGCCGACGACGCTATCGAGGCCGTTCGCCAGCGAGCGACGCCGCTGACGACAGACACCGTCGACGACCTGGCCGCCCACGTCGCCGACTCGACGTACGTTCTGCTGGGCGAGTCCTCCCACGGCACCGCAGAGTTCCACCGCTGGCGAGCCCGTCTGACCGCGCGCCTCGTCGAGGACTACGGCTTCGACGTCGTGGCCGTCGAGGGGGACTGGACCGACTGCTACGAGGTGAACCGGTACGTTCGGGGCGAGACGTCCCCGTCCGGCGGCGCCCTGGACGTCCTCGACGAGTTCGACCGCTGGCCTACCTGGCTGTGGGCCAACTGGGAGACCGTCGAGTTCGTCGACTGGCTTCGCCGGATCAACGACCGGCGGGGCGAGGAGGACCGCGTGGGCTTCTACGGGATGGACGTCTACTCGCTGTTCGAGTCGATGGCGGCCGTCGTCGACTACCTCGAAGACGTCGACCCGGCGGCCGCCGACCGGGCCCGCGAGGCGTACGCGTGCTTCGAGCCCTACAGCGAGGACGGCCAGTCCTACGCCCGCGACCTCCGGCTGGCGCCCGAGGACTGCGAGGACGAGGTCGTCGACGTGCTCCAGCGACTCAGCCACGACGTCCGGGGGAACGAGGTCCGGGAGGACAGCTTCGCCGCCGAGCAGAACGCACTCGTCGCGAAGAACGCCGAGGCGTACTACCGGTCGATGATCCAGGCCGACGTCGAGTCCTGGAACGTCCGCGACGAGCACATGGTCGAGACGCTGGAGCGCCTCCGGAGCCACTACGGCCCCGACAGCACGGTGATCGTCTGGGCGCACAACACCCACGTCGGCGACGCACGCGCGACCGACATGGCCCGCCGCGGCGAGGTCAACGTCGGCCAGCTGATCCGCGAGCAGGTCGGCCCGGACGAGGCGTCGATCGTCGGCTTCGGCACCGAGCGCGGCAGCGTCGTCGCCGCCGATGCCTGGGGCGAACCGGCGGAAGTGATGTCCGTCCCGCCGGCCAAAGCCGGGAGCTACGAGTCCGTCTTCCACCGCGCCGGCGTCGGGGACTCCAGCATCGCGTTCGACCGCGACGAGGAGGGACCGCTCGCCGAGCCACGGGGCCACCGCGCTATCGGCGTCGTCTACCACCCCAAGCGCGAACTCGGCAACTACGTGCCGACCGTCCTCCCCGACCGGTACGACGCCTACGTCCACGTCGACGAGACAACGGCGCTACACCCCCTTCACGCCGAACCGGAGGCCGACGACCGCGAGCCCCCGGAGACCTACCCCTGGGGCGTGTAA
- a CDS encoding GNAT family N-acetyltransferase, translating into MEIRTATGNDAEDIARAARASLSESYSHFVDEETIDEMVEQWYTPDRIRELLDDDHVVFDVVEVDDEVVGFAQGATVETEPVVGEIHWLHVVPGEREEGIGVQLLGHVQETFEDSEAVVLRGLVLEGNEAGTGFYTDHGFERTETSTVEIGDQEFDEVVFEKQLGTEPAEQVLEAIAGPDDRELFVNFSEGERGLRAPFYPVFGTRELNDRYGWFCGDCDSIDNTMDSMGRIVCNNCGNKRKATRWDASYL; encoded by the coding sequence ATGGAAATCCGCACCGCAACGGGGAACGACGCCGAGGACATCGCGCGGGCCGCCCGCGCCTCGCTCTCGGAGTCCTACAGCCACTTCGTCGACGAGGAGACCATCGACGAGATGGTCGAACAGTGGTACACCCCGGACCGCATCAGGGAGCTCCTCGACGACGACCACGTGGTCTTCGACGTCGTCGAGGTGGACGACGAGGTCGTCGGGTTCGCCCAGGGCGCCACCGTCGAGACGGAGCCGGTCGTCGGCGAGATCCACTGGCTCCACGTCGTCCCGGGCGAGCGCGAGGAGGGGATCGGCGTCCAGCTCCTGGGTCACGTCCAGGAGACGTTCGAAGACAGCGAGGCCGTCGTCCTCCGCGGGCTCGTCCTCGAGGGGAACGAGGCGGGGACGGGGTTCTACACCGACCACGGCTTCGAACGGACCGAGACGTCGACGGTCGAGATCGGCGACCAGGAGTTCGACGAGGTCGTCTTCGAGAAACAGCTCGGCACGGAACCGGCCGAGCAGGTCCTCGAAGCGATCGCGGGTCCGGACGACCGGGAGCTGTTCGTCAACTTCAGCGAGGGCGAACGCGGCCTCCGCGCGCCGTTCTACCCCGTCTTCGGCACCCGGGAACTGAACGATCGCTACGGCTGGTTCTGCGGCGACTGCGACTCCATCGACAACACGATGGACTCGATGGGCCGCATTGTCTGTAACAACTGCGGCAACAAGCGGAAGGCGACCCGGTGGGACGCCTCCTACCTCTGA